The genomic DNA CACTCCTCGTCCTGGTTCCGGTTACGTGCCTACCTCCTTGTCCTGGTTTTCGGCGCGGAGGGCTGGCTGACCGTGACCGGGGAGCGTGTCTAGTGGCGGGGGAGCACGGGCGGATCCGATCCCGCGAGCGAGTGGTGGGGGTGCACGCGGGACGCGGGGTGGGAGCCTGGAGGCAGCAAcccgcggcgcggcgtgggGCCGCGTCGCTCTCGCGGCCTTGCCGTGGCCAGCTGCGGCTAGCGGGAGCGAAGTGGACGCCTCCGGGCCGCGCGTTGCGCTGCGCTGCGCTTGCGGGCGGAAGTCGTGACAGGAAAGTTCGTTCCCACGGGGCGTGCGTGGTTGGTACGTCCATCCGATCCGGGGGGTGGTGGGGTAGGCGGCACGGCAGACGCGGGCGGGTGCGGTCGTTAAAACTGCCGGGCCGCGGCCACCACGCGCGGTCGCACCTGGCTGGTGCGGCGGCGAAGCTGGACCGGTGAATTGGTTCCTTCCGAGGAAACATTCAGCGCCCATCTGATTCCGATCCGCACGCGTTGCCCTGCTTCTCCGGTCTTCAGCTGCACGCCGAGTCGCCGAGTGCTCGCTCTTACAGCCGCTAGCCCGCTACTACGTACTACCAGTACTGGTAAGCGCTAGCTTATCCGTAAAACTACGTAAAGAACTCGATCCTATCGGGAGCCATCACATGATCCCATGTATGGACCAGTCTATAAGCAATTAAAGCATAGAGTCTATTGGTGACTCCGCGGTATACTACGTCTACGACGTGATCCTGACATGTGCCATCCTATACTAGTATTTCTCCCAGTTCCAGTCTCAGCTGCATCTACCTCGGTCGCGCCCACAATCCGGTCGGCCGCTCATCGCGCAAGCTGGGGTTCATTGTCCACGCCTAGATTCATGCGGAACCTACGTACGTACGCTGACTTCGTAACATCCCCAATCGATCCGCCGTTTTCGGCGTTGCATACCGACTTTAATTTTTCGAACGAACGGTCACCAGGTTGGTGCCATTTCTTTGCATGCTTGTAAATTAACGTATGCTTGTAAATTAAGGCTTGAAtgcatgagcatgacctgtTTGCATGATAATACAGGCTCGTCAGTCGTCAGCTGCCGTCGGGTGCGGCACGGGAGGAGAGGCGGGGGGATAGCTTTTTCTTTCTCCGGATTCTCATCCCCTTCTTGATGGTGCACGTTTGCAGTTGGGCCGGGGAATATCAGGCCCTATAGAGCAAAAAAAGTACAACAAAAGTTGGACCTGCAGAGGGAGATAAGATTTTATAAGCATAAAACAATGAACTTAGCCATGCTACTGTACGCAGTTAGCCGCCTAAAATCCGTAATGTATTAGCATGGATAAGCCTTTTCTTTATCAAGTTATTATTAGCCCGGATGAGTTATTTTAGCTTATATTAGTCCCGGATAAGCTAATAAAAGTACGTGATCGCTTCATCAGTGCTTCATCCTAGGACTGACTCGTGTGAGGCCCGCGTTAATTTCTTCAGGCATGGGAATCAGAATCTCGAAAGAAGAGGATTGAGAAACGAGCAGCTCgtttgcaggcttgcagctgaTAGGAGGAAGCCGGTTGACTATCTGATTGTGCATTTCAATAGTCTAGCGGCGCGGGCTTCGAATGATTGGCTCCCTCACCTAGGCCGATTCGGATTGGTGCTCGTCAGTGTCAGTTCACGTTGATGGTGGCGACACTGTAGCGGCCATTCATGCATGATACTCGACACTTTGCCAGTGCCCTTGATAATATACAGTGCTATTATTGTATACGACTTAGTACTTCCTACTGTCATCCGTCCAATAGCCTGTTTGTAGGGGAGGACGGAGGACCTCCGACCAGAGTGGACAAAGGCAAAAACCGCAGAAGTGCTGCACGGTGTTCAGAACTTACGGGCAACAGTAGGGCCGCGCACTTGCAGAACTCTGAAACATAACACCTAGAATTTGGTAAAGCAGGGCCTTTCCCAGCCTTTCGGCTCAGATCAAACTCATCAAGTGCAGCAGTTTCGTAAAGGATGTTCTTTTCCTAGCAGAGGGCACTAGCTAGAAAAATCTCATATCGTGCCCATTCCTTTATCTTTGCAATGTTTCGAACCTGGATAGATGAAGCCATGAACAGAATCATAGATGGAAAAAGGTGAATGCATATTTTAAATATAAAATATTGCATTTCGTGATAATCTGATTTAGGTTAGGAGCTGTACAACTGGCTAAACGCTCGTATCTTCGAAGTTCTTGTTTTTAGTCTTCAATGAAGGTGCAAATACTCCATACAAAATATATAAGCGGAACAAGATGCGGAGGAATAAACATGTGGAAGCACGGATCGAGGAGCTAGAACACACAACTTTGTTTACAAACACAGAGACAGTAGATGGGATGAAAATGTTGTCAAAACAGGACTGATGTTCAAAGTTGGAACTCTTTATAATGCGTGTGCTCACGAGACCCAAGATAGTGTGATGTTAACCACCGAAATAGAATACTTATGAGTACCTTTTATGTTTTTTAGAGGTTGACTTTGCTAAATAAATTTTTACACCTAATTTTAAGACTGTTGATGTTGGTATATCTAATAGTGAACAGAAACGAAGTCAACTAGAATCAAATTATCACAAGAAATCGAGTGTGAACTTCACCGATAAATTATCAAAGTCAAATTCAGGTATACTACAAATGAAGTATAATTAGAGCCGAAACAATTGCCAGTTGGCATATGCTCTGCTATTTCTTTTTAGTTGTTTTCTTTGCTGGCTATGCACATCAAATACTATACTCCCGTAGTCCCGTTATGGGCCTGGCAGACTTAATTTTAGGACTTGCAAGTGTCTAAGAGTATATCTAGCAGTTCCCCATTTTCCAATCCAACTACTGTATTGAGagagttagttaaaaaatagtgCTATAACAGATCCCTttacttttcctttttcccaataattattgagaCAACCTAATAATTCACtccaactctccctaaataaaggaggagttgcgACTCTtccaatacggtagttggattgggatgagattattaggagactgcaaaagcaactctcccaataatAATGAAAGAGGTATTGGAATATCCCATTAATTAGTTATCGGAAGATATTTATTGGGGgatgctggagttgctctaagcaaatgttttttttttgaaccatTGTAGTAGATTGATGTCACTTGGAGAAGTCTTCACAAGTTACATACAAAGAGAATTCCTGAAACTAAAAAATATCACATTCTCGGCCCAGATATTATGGCCCAGCCCATATCCTTTTGCTTCTGTTTTTAGGCCACAAAGCCTGTATGGCCAACTCATAAACAACTTGGGTTGGACAAACGAACAATTCATGATCTGATGCAGGttgataaaaagaaaagattctATGATGTTTATAGCCTCTATAAATAGCACAAATATTATCTTAGAATACTGAAGCAGTCCCGAGTATGGGGGACCTGAGTTCTATTCCAGTTTGTTTGTGCATGGTTTGGGCAACAAGCACCAAGTGTGAATCCTTAACAAATCCAACATAAGGTTGTTTTACGAATTATGAGGAGCGGTCCCATTAGAGATGCAGATGCTAGGAGAGTAAAtgtgtcaaaaaaaacaatGGTAAACAGCCTTAAATATCTTTCAATAGATTCGGCCAACTCTTGAACATTGAAATCCTTACTAAATCTAAGATATCTTCCAATATCACACAATGTCTAGAAAGTTTAAATATATTTATAAACATAGGTAATATTTATTATTAGAAATATAGTTAGAAGAACGAACAAGGTTGTATATTATATTATGCTAAAATAAAACAACATTCTCACATAATCGACATGGCCCGATCCTAACCCCACACAAGCCCTAACTTTTTGGGAATGGCCCCAATCCTAATCCAGCCCTCTACTAAATATTCTGCTCTAATCCAATCATGTCCTTTTAAGGAACTAATCCTTGTCATATCCTAATCTTTGTTAGGCCCATGGATCGGTCTTTTCTTAATTGAACCATTTCAgttcatggtgcaacagtggctAAGCTTGCATTAACGCAGGGTCAGAGAACTAAAACAAAACAACATGAGCATACGTGGCAGCAGAACAGAGTAGAATGCACACAATAATACAATTATAAAGTTCACACATCCATAAGCTAGTTGCATTTCAGTGTACTATTTTTTCATGATAATAATAGAGAAACTTATTACTTGTAATTCAATAAAATATAATACTAATACTAATACATATATAGATTTTGTGCTCTTGTACTCTAGCAAAATAACATACATTTAAGAATTAAAATTTCAACAGCAAAATTCTGTTAACAAAGAAGAAATAGGAAATAGTATATACACATGCATATCAATCGATACATATGACACTTACATCACATTTTCCAATTATATACGCAAATGCAAAATCTATAACAATCTACacgttgtcggtgttttatactcgacaacctaccgaggggcatcccgagatagtagattggttggtgggaaaTCGACGaatctggaactcgaaggtaaaagcgaggacacaagacacggatttatacaggttcaggccgccagtgtagcgtaataccctacgttctgtttgAGGTGTTGTATCTTGCGTCCTGCGCTTgtgtgttgtttggtgttgaggatttgatcctttgttgtggttctatgaggtcttcacctactgatctagggatccctgccctcctttatatactcagggggcgggattactagtcggttacaggatagaagtcctagtaggattacatggtacgaGTCCTATTAGGATTACAaagaaatcctagtaggagtttgtCTTCTTCATTCCTTGCAGGTACtcgggatctatccccgacacatGTTGAAAGAATTAAGTGATGCGTTTGATATATGTGAGAAATAAATATGCTTGAATGCTACGATTTTCTTATGTAGTTGAAAATGCTTATAAATAAAATGTGTAAATAACCGAGGTTCCGGTTAGAAGACTACAATCATGTGTTGTAACACCTAGATAACCTAAGTTCTAATTAGAAAACCACAAATTGGTTGTAATACTAACATGGAACTTTAACCTTTTTAAACTTATTCATTAGCAGTATTTTCCCTCTCGATACAACAAATGTACAAAAAATTCTAAATAATGTCTTGCAACTCTAAATGATGCCCGGCAATAGTTTATCAAGTTTTTAAAATTCGGATCATCAGCTTTACGAAATGCAAGTGTTGGCATGATAAGGTGTCAGCGATCTGAAACTGCAAGTGTTAGAGATGTTCAAAATCTGAAATGAATCTAGCGCAAGCTGCCGTATTGTTGTAACAAACCAGATCCTAGATACAACACACCAGAGCAGAGCAGGTATATTCTAATGCTACAAGCATATAATCTTGCCCCCAAAAAGTTGCAGTGAATTACAAGAAACCAAAAAGATCTGCAAAGGGATGATTCATTATTGATCAAAAGGAGTTGGTACAGGCCTGACTTGTCTCGCGACATGCTAGTCTCGAGGtgggcggcgatggaggcggcaATTTCTTAGCTCTATTGAAGCGCTAGAGACGAGTGCCACCCCCGAGCAGGAGACCTGCGTCCCTCGTCGAGCTGTTTCGCTTGACACATTGCGGAGGAACTTTTTGATTGACCTATTGATGTATAATGGGAATTTAAGGTGATTTATGATTTCTGCAATAGTGCGATGATACCTTTGTTGCATCACAAGCAAAAGCAATTTGGGAAGTGAGAGTTATGGTGAACTTACCTATAATGATAACAACGTGCTTCCTTTAATTTGAACTACATACTTTGAATTTTGTGTTATGTAAAATTAATGCTTGTGTATCTCAAACGTTTCTcaaaacatgtttttttttcacgcTTCTCTTATTGcgttgaacttttttttttatctatctTAGCCTCACATGGTTTAAACCCAATACTCTCATCGTTCTTAAATATTATGAACCCAATACTCTCGTCGTTCTTAAATATCATGATACCGTTGATTTTTTCTCGAACTTTGATCAATAATActtatttaattaattagttaAATAAAGTAAAATGAGTGCCACTAGATCTATCATAAAAATAGGTTTAACCTATAGATTTTTTATTGATATAAAAATTGAGAAAATTTAGAgcgtttgaaaaaaaatgagagccgtccatccgGCGAAATTGAACGGTGGAAAAGAAGGAAGTACCGTGAAATACCAAAAGAGAAGTACAAGAAGTACCAAAAATaatgagaaattactatgatgcccTTTTGATTATGTCTAAATCTATTTACTTCTTTTTAAGAAGTATACGAAAGGAAAGTACCTGCAAGTACCACTGATGCTTTAAAAGTATTGTAACAAAGCtcataaatatttgtagaaaagatgaaaaatgaATTGGATAAAAAAGCAAACTGCACCATAAATTTAAGAATGAAGGTAGTACAAGAATAAATATCCCACCTCTTAGTAATCCTTCCACTTACCCTTGTCTGCGACCCTAAAAGGGCAATTGCTTTTGACACAACAcacatcatatattgttgtgcTGCTCTTCACCACCCTGAACTATCATTGTAAAGATAAAGTTGACCATCGCTTTATAGCTGGCTTCACCTCATCCCCAATAGGGTACAATGTACTGACACAgacctcattctccctgtacttCCAAGGGACACTTTCCCCTTCATTTACTGCTAGATTCGAATGGACATCATTCTCATCCGATGAGTCATCATCCATCACATGAAGgtcctcttctccctccctctctactTGCTCAACTAACCTAGGGATGTGTTCCCCCACCAGCCTCGCTATTTGGTTCATGGGGTGCCtcttcatcctctgcatctGCTTCTTCTACCCAATGTTCAGTATCtttttcagtttgcccatcgttAATCTCCAGACCTTCCTCGGCTCTAACTTCCCCACCATCGACTTCCTCTTGAAACTGACCACTAGACCCAATCTTATAGaacacttcaacaaacaatatGAGCGGTAAACTGCGCTCAGTAGCAGTATTTACATAGGCCCTCCAATTCTAGATTCCTTCAAGCAGCATCAACTTCCAAAATATTATGTCAGGTCAAAATCTCACTACAGCCCTGACAGACAACTCAACTTGGTCTCTATCAAGCTTGAAAGCCTTAAATAGCCAGTTGCATATTGATccccaagtcctctctcttaTTCTCAGTATTTTTTTGCAGAACAACTTAAATTCaaacaaatctaccccttccagatcatatctaacctcccccggaccatagaacacttggaaaaacAAACTATCGAACATGCCTATCAACATACACGACATTAAGAAATATTATTACTAAATAACATTTAACTAGCCACAAAAATACCTACATTCTGAATAGCTATATAAAATTATAACTCGTGCATTGctaataatattaattttagatTTGTCTAAATATATCAATAAACTAAATTTACTTTACCAAAATTAAATAACCTAAATCTACTATACCAACTAAGTAATATTTATCTATGTATAATATGTACACCTAAATTTGATCTAATACGCTACACCATTTACAAATTATACTTACTACTACATCTACTAACTACAAGATTTCAAAAATACTTTAAGTGGAGCGCAGATCCAGCAGAGCTTCACTTcaatctcccctcccctccccctctcctcttctctctatctttctctttttttttcgaatGCTGCCTCTGCCAGCCGTCTGCGTGCGTTTTTTAGGGGGGAGGCTACCACCGACGAGTCCGACGGGATTTCCTCGCTCCCACCATTTCAAATGGCGGAAGGTGCTCTCACCAATTCATCCGACGGTAAGGACGTGGGGCCCAGGCGCCGACAACATTCCACCCTCTCGTCTAGTGGTTTTTTGCCGCCACCGTTTCAACTGGTGGTAGCCAGTATTCCACCGCTTCCGGCGCCACGGTGTCACATGCGTGCTGACGTGCCTCCCCAGTTTCCGTGCGCACTGTTTTTTCATTCGTACCTCCGGTTCAAAATGCTACCACCGTATCAGCCGACGACAGGCTAGCTTATTGTCGTTTCAATTGTCGGTCGCGGTTTGAAACGGCTGTATAGGTCTGGATCTGCTTTTTTGTTTCACGGGTATTAATTTTcgcaaaattgtaaaaaaaaatcggAAAAACAGCTGCTCTATCCAAGTGGTGGGAAGCCTTCTCCATCACGGCAAATCCGGAAAGCCGAGCACCAAGCCTCAACTGCCACCGCTGCGGGCCCCACGCTCCTTCGCCTTCGCCCTCCTGGCAGAGTCGCAGGTAGCCATTGACTCGGAGAACACCACTTCGCCCCAGTTCACAacagccgccgccccttccaGCCTCCATCGGCCACCGCTCCCCTTCCtcccgcgcctcgccgccggccgccgccgcaccggtcGCCCCTTCCTTCCCGGCGGCCCAATCGCACCCTAAGGCGGCAGCGCCCGTCTCGCGCCTCACCGCGCGCCCCCACCAAATGGGCGCCCCCGGCCGCGACCTCTCAGCTCTCCTCGCTATCCGCCGCAGCGGCAGCCGCCTGTTCAAGCGGTAGGCCCGCCCCTGCGCCTGTCGGTGGCTGGTTGGTGGTGTCGGTGTGGGGACGCGGCGCGGGAAAGGAGGGGAGGTGGGGGGAAACTCGGGTTgcagccacagcagcagcagccatgttCGGGACGGGGCTGAACCTGGTCAGCGCGGCGCTCGGCTTCGGCATGACCGCAGCCTTCGTCGCGTTCGCCTGCGCGAGGTTCGTCTGCTGCCGCGTCCGCGGCGATGActccggcgcgccgccgtcgctgaaCTTCGACGCCGATCTCGACGACCCGGTGCGTGCAACGCCTCGATCCCCATCGCTGTTGACAACTGCAAGTATTCCGCTGCGGTCGTGGTCGTTCGCAACAGGGGAATTTTCTCGTGGGGAAGTAAAGGCATCGACCTGAAGTGTTCCCTATTTGATTAAATGATGCGTTTGCTATAAAAATAGAAAATGGAGTGTTCCATGATCGTTTCCTGTGTTGATGCCTTGATGGGCACTGTCCTGGCAAGCCAAGACGTTCATTATGTCACATATGTTTCTAGTTTTAGCAATGGAAACTGCTATGCATTATGAGCTTAGTGCGTAGCGAATCGAATGGGTGAATAAAATAGGGACACAAGTGGCGAACCTGCTTTACCAGTGGGTGTGATGCAGACAAAGTGGCTTTAGATTCCGTTGTGTTAAGAGGGCTTTTTTTATATTCTTTATGAATTGGTGGCCCTCAAAATATCATACTACAAACCTTGCGCTCATGTTATTTTTCTATCTGTATGTGattacaaactgaactcctaaCCTTTATGGGCATGTATAAGCAGTTGTCGAAACATCACCTTGCCATTTCCCCTATCATTGTTCTTAACCCAGTTGGCCTTATAGTTACGAGTGCAAGTTTGATCTATCTGGGTTCATATATTTTGTCTTTAGTCATCATTAGGAAGCTTCTCTGATCTTCTTCAAGATTCCCTCTGCATGTATGAACAAACAGTACAATCAACAACATTAAGAATATCTGCATAGGACCAGCTGAAACTATTTTAAATTCACGGTATTTTTTAAGGAACGTTCACAGTATTAGACTATATTTGATTTGTGttatatatattctttttaTCAGCAACTCACATTGATTCAAGATCAACGCTCTTGTTCAATGATGTACTTTAATTCACGCTTGTTTCTATTATGTTGAATTGTTGATTAGAAGTCTGGGAATCCCTCTCTCTCAGAGCAAACTTCTTTGTGGAGTGCCCATTGAGTTTTCCTTTTTGTTATACCTGTATTAAATCTAAAAAATGAAAATGCCAATTGGGTAAAAGCATAGTTGTCAGAGTTAGTGCTGTATCATTTTCACAAAGCATCTCTTTAATAGTTAGTCTTGTGGTAACTGGCAAGTGATTTCTTATGTCTGCATAGTTAAACTAGTACCTTTCCTTCATTGATAGTGTTATTACAGTAATTCCTGAATTCATGATCCTGTTTGTTATTCTTGCTGACTTATTTGAATATTATTAATGGTTAGATCAAAATAATCAGTGATGTAATACCATAGAGGAAATTTTTAATTGGAAATTGGAAATTAATAGTATCCTTTTACATTGTTCAGGTAGAGCATCGTACTGGGTTGGAACCTTTGGTTATTGCTGCAATTCCTACTATGAAGTATAATTTTGAGGCCTTCCAGTCTAAAGATGATGCCCAGTAAGTCTATATTTCTTCATGTGAACTAAATGTTAGTTGCTAGTTTTTTGTGCTTCAATGTATATACAACATCTACCAGTATCAATGAAGCTATCCAAAACTACTATCGCTGGAAACTTTTTATTCACTACAATGTTGAAGGCAGTGAGCTAAATAGTTGTCACTTGTGATTGATTTTATAACCTGATGGTCTAACTGGAGTAACTCCAGATCAGTGATCTGTGAGCTATCGATACAATGAATATGGTTCGTATGTTGGCAAACGATATAttcccttctcttttcttctcttaGCCCCTAATCCCATGTTTCAATTCAACATGTTTGTTCTTACATCCCCTAATCATTTGAATCTTGGTTGGAAGTTTGCTTAGATAAACATAGAAACATAAGAAACCCACACATATGTGTATATGCGCATATTGGAGATTGTAGCCTTGTAGGTCAAGATGTCTTAATATAGAATCATACTTTGTTGCGTCACACAAATTGAAGTTGAACAGCTTTCTGCTTCATTTTCGGTACAGCTCTGCATTTCTTTAAGCCTTATATATGCTTTGTCTGTTAACACAACAAACCGCAAATTCAGAAGCTGACAAGAAATTACCAATTCCCTTTGCGTTGGTGCATACTTGTAGCCAATTCAACTTAGGTTAATGCATACTTGTAGCCAATTCAACTTAAGATTAACATAATTTGGACCAAATTTGCAAACTTGGGATCTTCTTTATTGGATTAATGGATGCAATTTGTTGCATTATCAAGTAACAAGTAAACCTTGGGCATCGCAGCACTGTCCAGCCTAGTTACCAATTACCATGATGCCTAGAGTGCTgtgtaatttatttttttagacaACTAAACATTTTAATGATTGTTTGTTTTAACAGGTGCTCTATATGTTTAGGTGAATACAAGGAGAAAGAGATTCTTAGAATCATCCCGACATGTCGCCACAACTTTCACCTTGCCTGCTTAGATTTATGGTTGGAGAAGCAGACGACTTGCCCGATATGCCGGGTCTCACTGAAAGAGCTGCAAGCTGCCATGTCATCTGCATGTAGCATCCAGCAACTCCCCACCGTCCCAGAGAATTCTGCTAACCCAACACCTCAGTGTTTCTTACCTGTTCTTCAAGATCAGAGGGGTCAAAGTAATGGCCAGGAGAGGAACGAATCAGTAGAAGTGGTTATTGAAATTCGACAATAATTTGAACATTGACATGACTGTATGAGTGAAGTAATGGAGGCAAATCCGATTACATTTCCTGAATCCAGCATCAGCATGTTCTGTAGGGCTGTTGATGATCATGCCCCTCGTAGCATTGTCACCACATCATGATGTTGATCTCAGATTTCCTTTGCAGATGAAGCATCTTTTTGTACATTTAATGTGGCAGGTCAGCATGTTGTACTGACACATCTGTGGCGAGTTCATTTTGATGTGATGAACTGGTGATGAATATTGTAAATACACTGTCAGTATCAGTACTGAATCTTCTTCATTGTCAGAGCTACAAAAATATCCACATTGTGGTTCCTAAAGCTGGTGATGCACAATCACAGCATCTTGTCTCGAAAGGTTGTTCCTTTCATTATCCAGTGGCTCACGGGATTTACATGGCAATCTTCACTGAAATTCGTTCCCCCGATCAAAAAACTCAAATAAGGGCAGACCTGCCCATAACCTTGTTTTGTAGGACACGCTAATCAACCGACCAGAGATCTCCTTCCTTGGCTGGCTCTGCCAGGACCCACACATCGGACTGCTATCACTGCAAAGGCCGTACCAACCGTCACGACATGCCCATCCGCGATCAGTGATCCGCCCCATTTCCACAACATCCTCACTGTGCAATTACGCGCCACATCTTCCAGCCCGCCCGTCACAAATCACCTGTCACACCGGTGCTTCTCCGTGCACAGCGGTTACAACGGTCGCATCTCACACACCACACTCCACTCAGCAACGATTCAGATCCAGCCGTGTAACCGTGTGGTCGGGACGCCCTGATGACCCCTGCCCGGGTCACTCGCGCAGCGCAGCGACACGACACGAGGCGGTGACGGCGCTGTCAGCGTCACCACCCTTCGCCGATGATGAGGGAAGAACGCGGCGGCCGTCGCTCTCGGCGCTTTCGCCGTCGGGAGGCATCCGTCGCGCCTGGGCTGGCAGGATTCCACAGGCCACCGGCTGCGCACGCGGGCGTCACGCTCGGCTGGTGCCACATCGGATTTGACGCGCGGCCCGCGCGGGAGAGGAGGGGCCTGGTGCCCTGGTGTCACCAGAGGGCTGCAAGGGGTGGTTCAGGCCCGTGGCTAGGGATTCTGGACGCGGATGGTTCTCACTTCTCAGAAAAAGATACCGCGAATCCGCGATGCATACGCTTCGCGAAAAAGATTTCGGGCCGCACCGGCCTTAGATACCAAGGTGCATACGGTGGCGAGACACGTATGCAGCTAAGCGTGGCGCCACGTGACGGCACGCCTTGCTGTCCGTAATTCGCAACGGCACCACGGCGCCCGTGCTTCATCACGCAACAGAGGAGAAGCAGCAGAAGATGCCCATATCAGTGAACACAAGATGCAAAAGAAACATACTTGCGCCCATCAGGAATTGTGACGTGCACTCCCAAGGGATACTGCAGTCTTATCTTATATTACTTTACAGCACAGAGGGGGTAGCAATCCGTGGTTGCATTGCTCCGAGCTTATTCCTTTTTATGCTTGATTTTTATTTCGCCCTTTTTTTGCTACGTAGGCTTGTGGACATAGATATAGGCACGATT from Setaria italica strain Yugu1 chromosome VII, Setaria_italica_v2.0, whole genome shotgun sequence includes the following:
- the LOC101776816 gene encoding putative RING-H2 finger protein ATL62, whose product is MFGTGLNLVSAALGFGMTAAFVAFACARFVCCRVRGDDSGAPPSLNFDADLDDPVEHRTGLEPLVIAAIPTMKYNFEAFQSKDDAQCSICLGEYKEKEILRIIPTCRHNFHLACLDLWLEKQTTCPICRVSLKELQAAMSSACSIQQLPTVPENSANPTPQCFLPVLQDQRGQSNGQERNESVEVVIEIRQ